The following are encoded in a window of Dioscorea cayenensis subsp. rotundata cultivar TDr96_F1 chromosome 16, TDr96_F1_v2_PseudoChromosome.rev07_lg8_w22 25.fasta, whole genome shotgun sequence genomic DNA:
- the LOC120278948 gene encoding putative disease resistance protein At3g14460 — protein MEIHQWRMSQKAIYMDLIKRSFLQPDPNFVDMHICTMHDLLRALGKFLIGGESLSGDSQTSQSNSSIIKLRRLLIFSEMESVNIPHLECLRNLQVWTALSLDRQMIRSFKQLRLLILHGVEIETIPDNIGDLVHLRYLNLKHTRICKLPDSVGNLINLQFFILSDCKSLHILPRSITMLCNLRRLDLTDTPVNYVPKGIGKLEHLNHLRGFTVEDSDGDNGEGCNIEDLQMLNDLSHLQIDKLEKASKSNAALLNKPRLKTVVLRCTAKGGGCHQRDMDRIVQVFDELCPPPCLDHLQIHYYFGERYPQWMSSNSISSTLPELTYLELIHCSNCPQLPQLGQLPQLKYLKIRGATSVISIGSEFLGNGKLAASAFPKLEYLILLEMTNWEQWSLVSAEDDNEIESSKIIHFPRLQTIDIERCPKLKALPRGLNHVQKLVIIEAHSLSRVSDLPALRELQVKNCPMLDCVEKLESLQSLIISDERVDSLPKWLISFLQQHESHHNNRFHLRLVCSAQALKGCLKGRPYWCFLQQVPRLEAYAKNGSMYLKYTKEPFSYQTNLDEGTTNED, from the exons ATGGAAATACATCAATGGAGGATGTCGCAAAAGGCTATTTACATGGATCTGATTAAAAGGAGTTTTTTACAACCTGATCCTAATTTTGttgatatgcatatatgtacAATGCATGATTTATTGCGAGCTCTTGGTAAATTTCTAATAGGTGGTGAAAGTCTTTCAGGAGATTCTCAAACATCACAAAGCAATAGCTCTATAATAAAATTACGTCGTTTGCTAATTTTCAGTGAAATGGAGAGTGTGAACATTCCACATCTTGAGTGCCTGAGAAATCTACAGGTATGGACCGCTCTAAGTTTGGACAGGCAAATGATTAGAAGCTTTAAGCAATTGCGTTTATTGATTCTCCATGGAGTTGAAATTGAGACTATCCCCGACAATATTGGGGATTTAGTACACTTAAGGTATCTTAATCTGAAACATACGAGAATATGCAAACTACCGGATTCTGTTGGAAATCTCATCAACTTGCAATTCTTTATACTTAGTGATTGTAAGTCTTTGCACATCCTTCCAAGAAGCATAACTATGTTATGCAATTTAAGGAGACTCGATCTTACCGACACTCCTGTGAATTACGTGCCAAAGGGAATAGGTAAGTTAGAGCATCTTAATCATTTGAGAGGATTTACTGTTGAAGACTCTGATGGTGACAATGGAGAGGGATGCAACATAGAAGATCTACAAATGCTTAACGATCTTAGCCATCTTCAAATAGACAAGTTAGAGAAAGCAAGTAAAAGTAATGCAGCGCTTTTAAATAAGCCTCGCCTCAAAACTGTAGTGCTTCGTTGCACGGCCAAAGGTGGTGGATGTCATCAACGAGATATGGACAGGATTGTACAAGTCTTTGATGAGCTATGCCCTCCACCATGCCTTGATCACCTACAAATTCATTACTATTTTGGTGAGAGATATCCACAGTGGATGTCATCCAATTCCATCAGTTCAACTCTTCCAGAACTGACTTATTTGGAACTTATTCATTGCTCTAACTGCCCTCAGCTTCCCCAACTTGGCCAACTGCCCCAACTCAAGTATCTAAAGATCCGGGGGGCAACTTCAGTTATATCAATCGGCAGTGAATTTCTCGGCAATGGAAAACTTGCAGCCAGTGCCTTCCCTAAGCTTGAATACTTAATACTCTTGGAAATGACTAATTGGGAGCAATGGTCACTGGTCAGTGCAGAGGATGACAACGAGATTGaatctagcaagataatacacTTCCCCCGTCTCCAAACTATTGACATTGAACGCTGCCCAAAGCTGAAAGCTCTTCCGAGAGGCTTGAATCATGTGCAAAAATTGGTGATTATAGAAGCTCACAGTCTTTCAAGGGTCTCTGATCTACCTGCCTTGAGAGAATTGCAAGTCAAAAATTGCCCAATGTTGGACTGTGTTGAAAAGCTTGAATCTTTGCAGAGCTTGATAATAAGTGATGAAAGGGTTGATAGTCTGCCTAAATGGCTCATCTCTTTCCTCCAACAACACGAAAGTCATCACAACAATCGATTCCATTTACGTTTGGTGTGCAGTGCCCAAGCATTGAAGGGATGTTTGAAAGGgcgtccctattggtgtttccTCCAGCAAGTTCCACGCTTGGAAGCCTATGCAAAGAATGGAAGCATGTATTTAAAGTACACCAAGGAACCATTTTCCTACCAAACCAACCTTGATGAAGGCACAACTA ATGAGGACTAG
- the LOC120279149 gene encoding putative disease resistance protein RGA3, translating into MAMIVDAFATQLVKRLTKVIEEKAIMVLGVKNELQELQRKMERITCVLKDADRRRIQDETVKLWVNELKDWMYDAEDIIDLCMIQGMGLLQDDHNSPAESSTTASTRVRCCNFSMLSCVRSVPFRYEIADKIKNLNVKLEKISKDKDNFNFIISSKSSDDAYVMNDASYRQSSFLPESDIVGWDIIDATNSLVELLVSQHQQKCRLFGIVGMGGIGKTTLAQLIYNDSKINDDFVLHSWICVSKFYTSRTDLLKELIRNVGGTSGEATTTAELQKILCDVLYGKSLFVVLDDVWDADVWINLIKIPVERTTTKCRVVITTRDRNTAIKMGAIHIHNVNKLPLNFGWELLCKKVFTNNDESEIRRMKDIGMKIVEKCDGLPLAIKVIAGVLITTEQK; encoded by the coding sequence ATGGCGATGATAGTGGATGCATTTGCTACACAACTGGTGAAAAGGCTCACAAAGGTCATTGAAGAGAAGGCCATCATGGTGTTAGGAGTCAAGAATGAACTCCAAGAGCTTCAGCGAAAGATGGAGAGGATCACATGTGTACTCAAAGATGCTGACAGGAGAAGGATACAAGACGAGACTGTCAAATTATGGGTCAATGAGCTGAAGGATTGGATGTACGATGCCGAAGACATCATTGATCTTTGCATGATACAGGGTATGGGGCTCTTGCAAGATGATCATAATTCTCCAGCTGAGTCAAGTACTACTGCTTCCACACGGGTACGCTGCTGTAACTTTTCTATGCTCTCTTGTGTGCGCAGTGTGCCATTTCGCTATGAGATTGCTGATAAAATTAAGAATCTCAATGTTAAGTTAGAAAAGATATCTAAGGATAAGGATAActttaatttcataatttcttcTAAATCAAGTGATGATGCATATGTCATGAATGACGCTTCCTATCGCCAGAGTTCCTTTTTACCAGAATCTGACATTGTGGGTTGGGATATTATAGATGCTACTAACAGTCTTGTTGAATTATTAGTCTCTCAACATCAACAGAAATGTCGTCTTTTTGGGATTGTTGGCATGGGGGGCATCGGCAAAACTACTCTAGCGCAATTGATATATAATGATTCGAAGATAAATGATGATTTCGTGTTGCATTCATGGATTtgtgtttcaaaattttacacATCAAGGACCGACTTGCTGAAGGAACTCATAAGAAATGTTGGAGGTACTTCCGGAGAGGCAACAACAACCGCAGAGTTACAAAAAATACTTTGTGATGTTTTATATGGGAAGAGCTTATTTGTGGTTTTGGATGATGTTTGGGATGCAGATGTAtggattaatttaattaaaattccaGTTGAAAGAACAACGACAAAATGCAGGGTTGTGATTACGACAAGAGACAGGAACACTGCTATAAAAATGGGGGCAATTCATATCCACAATGTCAACAAACTACCTTTGaattttggttgggaattgttaTGCAAAAAAGTTTTCACAAATAATGATGAGAGCGAGATTCGGAGAATGAAGGATATAGGGATGAAGATTGTTGAGAAATGCGATGGTCTTCCCCTTGCAATAAAAGTCATTGCGGGTGTTCTGATAACAACTGAGCAAAAATAA